In the genome of Microbacterium endophyticum, one region contains:
- a CDS encoding LacI family DNA-binding transcriptional regulator, whose translation MSERNVSMADVAAAAGVSAQTVSRVVNGSPRVDPATRTRVEAAMEDLGYRMHRAARALRTGRTHTIGVVVSTLATVGNSLMLEAVNDAASTRGFAVALVSIGAESVGSALGRLRDQGVDGALVLNEASALAHEAELPQGLRLVVVDSPPDERYTVIETDHFGGARAATTYLRELGHDKIAHIAGPADSYAAAERERGWRAAFDDTAHEPGPLERGTWKAASGYTAALRVLEESAPTALFVANDQMALGALRALGERGLRVPEDVSVIGFDDVEDAANYRPPLTSVRQHFDQLGERAVAALVGDIESSPATAARFLVPALLTARASTAPARSLR comes from the coding sequence ATGAGCGAACGCAACGTGTCGATGGCAGACGTCGCGGCGGCAGCCGGAGTCTCAGCGCAGACGGTCTCACGCGTCGTCAATGGGAGCCCCCGGGTCGATCCTGCGACGCGCACGCGAGTCGAGGCTGCGATGGAAGATCTCGGGTACCGCATGCACCGCGCGGCCCGCGCCCTGCGTACCGGGCGTACGCACACGATCGGCGTTGTTGTCTCGACGCTGGCGACGGTAGGAAATTCGCTCATGCTAGAAGCCGTGAACGATGCGGCCTCAACCCGCGGCTTCGCGGTAGCTCTCGTCTCGATCGGTGCCGAGAGCGTCGGCTCGGCGCTCGGCCGACTACGCGACCAGGGTGTCGACGGCGCGCTCGTGTTGAACGAGGCTTCTGCGCTTGCCCACGAAGCAGAGCTTCCGCAGGGACTTCGCCTCGTTGTCGTTGATTCGCCACCCGATGAGCGCTACACAGTCATTGAAACCGATCACTTCGGCGGTGCCCGTGCCGCGACCACGTATCTCCGCGAACTTGGGCACGACAAGATTGCTCATATTGCCGGTCCTGCAGACTCCTACGCCGCCGCGGAACGCGAACGCGGATGGCGTGCAGCGTTTGACGACACCGCGCACGAACCGGGTCCGCTCGAGCGCGGCACGTGGAAAGCAGCATCCGGTTATACCGCGGCTCTTCGTGTTCTCGAAGAGAGCGCGCCTACCGCGCTCTTCGTCGCGAACGATCAGATGGCACTGGGTGCGCTTCGGGCGCTCGGTGAGCGCGGTCTCCGTGTGCCGGAAGACGTGAGCGTGATTGGTTTCGACGACGTCGAAGACGCCGCCAACTATCGACCGCCGCTCACGAGCGTGCGACAGCACTTCGACCAGCTTGGCGAGCGGGCAGTCGCGGCGCTCGTTGGCGACATCGAAAGTAGCCCCGCGACAGCGGCCCGGTTTCTCGTGCCCGCGCTCCTCACTGCGCGCGCGAGCACGGCTCCGGCCCGGAGTCTTCGCTAG
- a CDS encoding glycoside hydrolase family 35 protein has protein sequence MSSFTIGETDFLLDGAPYRVIAGALHYFRVHPDQWADRIHKAKLMGLNTIETYVAWNAHEPVRGEWDATGWNDLGRFLDLVAAEGMHAIVRPGPYICAEWHNGGLPVWLTSTPGIGLRRSERQYIDALSTYLRRVYEIVAPRQIDRGGNVILVQIENEYGAYGNDKDYLRTLTALTRECDITVPLTTVDQPEDQMLEDGSLPELHLTGSFGSRSAERMQTLRAHQPTGPLMCSEFWDGWFDWWGGMHHTTDAAASAADLDTLLAAGASVNIYMFHGGTNYGTTNGANDKGRYAPIVTSYDYDAPLDETGAPTEKFFAFRDVIARYAPVPDEVPAPRSSAPAFEASLSSQRAIFTGPAAGEPTDIPSSFEDHGHLGALMRYEIDLPSAAFNSSGTALLSFDEVRDMAWVFVDTKFCGRLSRALHERALRIPVGTRLTVLVEDQGRVNYASRLGEPKGLVGAPTLGGAPLTGWVSAPLDLPALATSASSGPTGGFGPVAASGSFDLESATDLFLDTDPWGKGFAFVNGFFLGRYWRSGPQRTLYVPASALRAGSNEISIVELEQLSAPIVRFVADPDLGHLEE, from the coding sequence GTGAGCTCCTTCACCATCGGCGAAACCGATTTCCTCCTCGACGGCGCGCCCTATCGGGTCATCGCCGGAGCCCTTCACTACTTCCGAGTGCATCCCGACCAGTGGGCAGACCGCATCCACAAGGCGAAACTCATGGGCCTCAACACGATTGAGACCTACGTGGCGTGGAATGCCCACGAGCCGGTTCGTGGCGAATGGGATGCCACCGGCTGGAACGATCTCGGTCGATTCCTCGATCTCGTGGCCGCCGAGGGCATGCACGCCATTGTGCGTCCGGGCCCCTACATCTGCGCCGAATGGCACAACGGCGGGCTGCCGGTATGGCTCACGAGCACACCGGGAATCGGACTTCGCCGCAGCGAACGGCAATACATCGATGCCCTCTCGACGTACCTCCGTCGCGTATACGAGATCGTCGCGCCGCGTCAGATCGACCGTGGCGGCAATGTCATCCTCGTTCAAATCGAGAATGAGTATGGCGCGTATGGCAACGACAAGGACTATCTGCGAACCCTCACCGCGCTCACTCGCGAGTGCGACATCACAGTGCCCCTGACGACGGTCGATCAGCCTGAAGATCAGATGCTCGAAGATGGCAGCCTGCCAGAACTCCACCTCACTGGATCTTTCGGTTCACGCTCCGCCGAGCGCATGCAGACTTTGCGCGCGCACCAGCCCACCGGCCCCCTCATGTGCTCCGAGTTCTGGGACGGCTGGTTCGACTGGTGGGGCGGCATGCACCACACGACGGATGCTGCAGCCTCAGCCGCCGACCTCGACACCCTGTTGGCTGCGGGTGCGTCGGTGAACATCTACATGTTCCACGGCGGCACGAACTACGGCACAACGAACGGGGCAAACGACAAGGGTCGCTACGCTCCCATCGTTACCTCCTACGACTACGACGCGCCGCTCGATGAGACAGGGGCGCCGACCGAGAAGTTCTTCGCCTTCCGCGACGTCATCGCGCGCTACGCGCCGGTGCCCGACGAGGTGCCCGCGCCGCGCTCGAGCGCACCCGCGTTCGAGGCATCGCTCTCGTCGCAACGCGCGATCTTCACAGGCCCCGCCGCTGGCGAGCCGACCGACATCCCCTCATCGTTCGAAGACCACGGTCACCTCGGAGCGCTCATGCGGTACGAGATCGATCTGCCCTCGGCCGCGTTCAATTCGAGCGGCACTGCGTTGCTCTCATTCGATGAGGTGCGCGACATGGCATGGGTCTTCGTCGACACGAAGTTCTGCGGCCGGCTCTCCCGCGCGCTCCATGAGCGTGCACTCAGGATCCCGGTCGGGACTCGGCTCACTGTGCTCGTTGAAGATCAGGGACGAGTCAACTACGCCAGCAGGCTCGGCGAGCCCAAGGGGCTTGTCGGTGCACCCACTCTCGGTGGCGCGCCGCTCACCGGGTGGGTGAGCGCGCCGCTCGACCTGCCGGCGCTCGCGACATCGGCATCCTCGGGGCCTACCGGCGGGTTCGGCCCCGTGGCGGCATCCGGCTCATTTGACCTCGAATCGGCAACCGATCTGTTTCTCGACACCGATCCCTGGGGCAAGGGCTTTGCCTTTGTGAACGGATTCTTCTTGGGACGTTACTGGCGAAGTGGTCCGCAGCGCACGCTCTATGTACCAGCTTCGGCGCTCCGTGCCGGATCCAACGAGATCTCCATCGTCGAACTCGAACAGCTCAGCGCGCCGATCGTTCGTTTCGTCGCCGACCCTGATCTCGGACACCTCGAGGAATAA
- the galK gene encoding galactokinase → MTAIAAAKELFIQIVGRDPEGIWSSAGRANLIGEHTDYNDGFVLPFAIAQRTDAALALRDDRRVRVASTFTDGVVEVSLDELDDLFPAHHDRVPEWATYPLGVAWAILQTTNTPVGAVSGFDLAIASEVPVGSGLSSSAAIEGAVSGALNDVWELGLTPVELAKVGRKAENEAVGAPTGIMDQMASMLGQPDAAIFLDCRSLETQVINLGLESAGLELLVINTKVQHSHSTGGYRERRESCEKGAAIMGVPALRDLSIDHLPRAEKLMDDVTFRRVRHIVTENQRVLDTVAKLAASGPLAIGELLLASHASMRDDFEISIAELDTAVEASVAAGAVGARMTGGGFGGSAIALIHAEDTVSVAEAVEKAFYDAGFTAPQVFPVYPSQGARRDS, encoded by the coding sequence ATGACCGCCATCGCCGCCGCGAAAGAACTTTTTATCCAGATCGTAGGACGCGACCCCGAGGGCATCTGGTCGTCGGCGGGACGCGCCAACCTGATCGGCGAGCACACCGACTACAACGACGGCTTCGTCCTTCCGTTTGCGATCGCACAGCGCACCGATGCCGCCCTCGCGTTGCGCGATGACCGCCGTGTCCGCGTCGCTTCGACGTTCACCGATGGTGTGGTCGAAGTAAGCCTCGACGAGTTGGATGACCTCTTCCCGGCACACCACGACCGCGTTCCGGAGTGGGCTACCTATCCGCTCGGCGTTGCGTGGGCGATCCTTCAGACCACGAATACCCCGGTAGGCGCGGTGTCGGGCTTCGACCTGGCGATCGCTTCAGAGGTTCCCGTCGGCAGCGGGCTCTCCTCGTCAGCGGCCATCGAAGGCGCTGTTTCGGGTGCGCTCAATGATGTGTGGGAACTCGGATTGACACCCGTGGAGCTCGCCAAAGTTGGTCGCAAAGCTGAGAACGAAGCCGTTGGCGCCCCGACGGGAATCATGGACCAAATGGCATCCATGCTCGGCCAGCCCGACGCAGCAATCTTTCTCGACTGCCGCTCGCTCGAAACCCAGGTCATCAACCTCGGCCTCGAGTCTGCGGGACTTGAGCTCCTTGTGATCAACACCAAGGTGCAGCACTCACACTCGACGGGCGGCTACCGCGAGCGCCGCGAGTCGTGCGAGAAGGGCGCCGCGATCATGGGTGTTCCCGCGCTCCGCGATCTTTCGATCGACCACCTACCCCGTGCCGAGAAACTGATGGATGACGTCACCTTTCGCCGTGTTCGACACATTGTCACCGAGAACCAGCGGGTGCTCGACACCGTCGCAAAGCTTGCGGCATCCGGTCCACTCGCAATCGGAGAACTGCTGCTGGCTTCCCACGCGTCAATGCGCGACGACTTCGAGATCTCGATCGCCGAGCTCGATACCGCGGTTGAGGCATCAGTTGCTGCCGGTGCCGTCGGCGCGCGTATGACCGGTGGCGGGTTTGGCGGGTCGGCAATCGCGCTGATCCACGCCGAAGATACGGTTTCGGTCGCCGAGGCTGTCGAGAAAGCGTTCTATGACGCCGGCTTCACCGCACCCCAGGTGTTTCCGGTGTATCCGTCGCAGGGCGCACGGCGCGACTCGTAA
- the galT gene encoding galactose-1-phosphate uridylyltransferase, translated as MTKNEPTAQPLGAGVIKRSTRLADGRDLFYYDDPNTTLGAERGIDTRDLAVRPDTATMRLDVLTGDWISIAAARQNRAFLPPAELDPLSPQSPTNPSEIPSTYDVAVFENKSPSFGPALAEAFGDAPAAADAPQGVDDLDTIDLGRTRTSVGRCEVVCFSPEHAGSFGTQTVTRARTVIEAWADRTAALSALPGIEQVFPFENRGQEIGVTLPHPHGQIYSYPYVTPRTQRLLSSIERGGEDLFARILEFEQASERVLLRGEHWTAFVPFAARWPLEIHLLPHRHVADFAGTTGAERDELAPMYLRLLRGIDALYETPTPYIAAWHQAPVNVGRESIRMHLEITSPRRAADKLKYLAGSESAMGAWIGDIPPESAAERLRTAIEGVSV; from the coding sequence GTGACCAAAAACGAGCCTACAGCGCAGCCCCTCGGCGCCGGAGTCATCAAGCGATCAACCCGCCTTGCCGACGGCCGAGACCTCTTCTACTACGACGACCCGAACACAACGCTCGGCGCTGAGCGTGGAATCGACACCCGCGACCTCGCAGTGCGCCCCGACACGGCCACGATGCGGCTCGATGTGCTGACCGGCGACTGGATCTCGATTGCCGCGGCACGGCAGAATCGCGCCTTTTTGCCGCCTGCCGAGCTTGACCCGCTCTCGCCGCAGTCACCGACGAACCCATCCGAAATTCCGTCGACCTACGACGTCGCGGTCTTCGAGAACAAATCACCCTCGTTCGGCCCGGCGCTCGCTGAAGCTTTCGGAGATGCACCGGCAGCAGCTGACGCGCCGCAGGGCGTCGATGACCTCGACACCATCGATCTCGGACGCACCCGCACCTCAGTGGGTCGCTGCGAAGTCGTCTGTTTCAGTCCAGAGCACGCGGGTTCATTTGGAACCCAAACGGTGACACGGGCTCGCACCGTCATCGAAGCGTGGGCTGATCGAACCGCCGCACTTTCGGCTCTTCCCGGCATCGAGCAGGTCTTTCCGTTCGAAAACCGTGGCCAAGAAATCGGAGTGACACTCCCCCACCCGCACGGGCAGATCTACTCCTACCCCTACGTCACACCTCGCACGCAGCGCCTGCTGTCATCCATCGAACGTGGCGGCGAAGATCTCTTCGCGCGCATTCTCGAATTCGAACAGGCATCAGAGCGCGTGTTGCTCCGCGGCGAACACTGGACCGCTTTTGTACCGTTCGCTGCCCGCTGGCCTCTGGAGATCCACCTGCTGCCCCACCGTCACGTCGCCGACTTCGCCGGCACGACGGGGGCCGAACGCGACGAACTCGCCCCGATGTATCTGCGACTCCTGCGCGGCATCGATGCCCTCTACGAGACGCCAACCCCATACATCGCCGCATGGCATCAGGCGCCTGTGAATGTCGGACGCGAAAGCATCCGCATGCACCTCGAGATCACGTCTCCGCGCCGCGCGGCAGACAAATTGAAATACCTCGCAGGCTCCGAATCAGCCATGGGCGCGTGGATCGGGGACATCCCGCCCGAGTCGGCCGCTGAACGCCTGCGCACTGCAATTGAAGGAGTATCCGTATGA
- a CDS encoding alpha-N-arabinofuranosidase, whose product MTCTTRITVPLSDVGAQISPRLFGTFVEHMGRCVYDGIYEPGHSEADERGFRRDVLALVRELGATVVRYPGGNFVSGYRWEDGVGPREERPVRLDAAWHSTESNQVGLHEFSEWAAEAGLEVMEAVNLGTRGVAEAADLLEYANHPSGTALSQQRADNGRAEPFGIRLWCLGNEMDGPWQIGHKTADEYGRLAAETARMMRFIDPDIELVAAGSSNHEMPTFGEWERTVLRHTAGLVDHISVHAYYEEAPGDPASFLASGVGLSRYLDDVAAIIDDVRAEFDIESPIGISVDEWNVWNQTRWNEIDKPRVFTGDWPVAPRLIEDDYTVTDAVVVGSLLITLLKHAERVSMANLAQLVNVIAPIRTEPGGPAWRQTTFFPFQLTAAAAHGNVIAVEVESASIATERFGDVDAVDAVATIDGDDIALFFAHRSLDEATTVAVTVPSRLDGLEALVVAAPDGADRHTVNGADDQPVGPASVPVSVEVDDDGVSHLTLTLPPLAWARVTARLVA is encoded by the coding sequence ATGACTTGCACGACGCGCATCACAGTGCCGCTTTCTGACGTCGGTGCCCAGATCTCCCCTCGCTTGTTCGGTACCTTCGTCGAGCACATGGGTCGTTGCGTCTACGACGGCATCTACGAGCCCGGCCACTCCGAAGCCGACGAGCGTGGCTTCCGCCGTGACGTACTCGCGCTCGTGCGTGAACTCGGCGCGACCGTCGTGCGCTACCCCGGCGGCAATTTCGTGTCGGGCTACCGCTGGGAAGACGGCGTCGGTCCCCGCGAGGAGCGTCCAGTACGACTGGATGCCGCGTGGCACAGCACCGAGTCGAATCAGGTGGGTCTGCACGAATTCTCGGAGTGGGCCGCGGAAGCCGGTCTGGAAGTCATGGAAGCCGTGAACCTCGGCACCCGTGGTGTCGCCGAAGCGGCCGACCTCCTCGAATATGCGAACCACCCCAGCGGCACGGCCCTGAGTCAGCAGCGCGCTGACAACGGCCGGGCAGAGCCCTTTGGCATCCGCCTGTGGTGCTTGGGTAATGAAATGGATGGTCCGTGGCAGATCGGACACAAGACCGCCGACGAGTACGGCCGTCTTGCCGCTGAAACAGCGCGGATGATGCGCTTCATCGACCCCGACATCGAGCTGGTGGCCGCGGGGAGCTCGAACCACGAAATGCCGACGTTCGGCGAGTGGGAACGCACTGTGCTCCGCCATACTGCGGGTCTCGTCGATCACATCTCAGTACACGCGTACTACGAAGAAGCACCCGGCGACCCGGCGAGCTTTCTTGCATCGGGTGTGGGCCTCAGTCGCTACCTCGACGATGTCGCCGCAATCATCGATGACGTTCGCGCCGAGTTCGACATCGAGAGCCCCATCGGCATCAGCGTCGACGAGTGGAACGTGTGGAACCAGACCCGTTGGAACGAGATCGACAAGCCGCGCGTCTTCACCGGTGACTGGCCTGTCGCCCCGCGCCTCATCGAGGACGATTACACGGTGACCGATGCTGTCGTCGTCGGCTCTCTTCTCATCACCCTCCTCAAGCACGCCGAACGCGTCTCGATGGCAAACCTTGCGCAACTGGTTAACGTCATCGCTCCCATTCGCACCGAGCCCGGCGGGCCCGCATGGCGCCAGACGACCTTCTTCCCATTCCAGCTGACGGCCGCTGCAGCTCACGGAAACGTCATCGCTGTCGAGGTGGAGTCGGCCAGTATCGCGACCGAACGCTTTGGCGACGTCGATGCTGTCGATGCTGTCGCGACGATCGACGGCGACGACATCGCACTGTTTTTCGCGCACCGCTCGCTCGACGAGGCGACGACTGTGGCGGTCACCGTACCGAGCCGTCTCGACGGCCTCGAGGCGCTCGTTGTCGCGGCCCCCGACGGCGCAGACCGCCACACCGTCAACGGCGCAGACGACCAACCCGTGGGTCCGGCATCCGTACCTGTTTCCGTCGAGGTCGATGATGACGGCGTCTCACACCTCACCCTCACCCTTCCCCCGCTCGCCTGGGCGCGTGTCACTGCGCGCCTTGTCGCGTGA